A single region of the Solwaraspora sp. WMMD406 genome encodes:
- a CDS encoding molybdopterin oxidoreductase family protein → MGDPGSPDLGGGVPTHCPYCSLQCGVRMWPAPPRPPVIEPADFPTNQGGLCAKGWSAPELLDHPDRLLTPLVRADPADRRSPLRPAGWDEALHRITAAIQTSQHRYGPASVGLFGGGGLTNEKAYQLGKFARIGLRTPHIDYNGRFCMSSAATAGNRAFGIDRGLPFPLADIADARAVLVVGGNPADTMPPAMQYFDAGRAAGAVHIVADPRRTATARGAGIHLPVAPGTDLALANGLLHIAIRAGYIDEAYIRDRTTGYAAVRAAVAGYWPDRVERITGVSEDLLQRTVHALATAPTAMILTARGAEQHSSGTDTTQAYINLALALGLPGRPGSGFGTVTGQGNGQGGREHGQKADQLPGYRRIDDPAARAHVAAVWGVDPAELPGPGVSATEMIDQIGTPGGVRTMLVFASNILVSAPDRNRAADRLAALDFLAVSDIFRSETAAVADVVLPTAQWAEEEGTMTNLEGRVLRRRRVLPPPDGVRDDLSVLAALADRLGRGTYFSADPQTVYDELRRASAGGIADYAGISYQRIEAEEGVFWPCPTDDHPGTPRLFTERFATGDGRARFIRVEHRDPAELPDHRYPYLLTTGRIMGQYQSGNQTRRAPSLASTASDPKAEIHPDLARRLGIGTADLVELTTRRGRAVFRAYLTEHIRPDTVFVPFHWGGLASANALTDPTLDRHSRMPAFKVCAVALRRLAGPDDPAT, encoded by the coding sequence ATGGGCGACCCCGGTAGTCCCGACCTCGGCGGGGGTGTGCCGACCCACTGCCCGTACTGCTCCCTGCAGTGCGGGGTACGGATGTGGCCGGCACCGCCCCGACCACCCGTCATCGAGCCAGCCGACTTCCCCACCAACCAGGGCGGACTGTGCGCCAAAGGCTGGAGCGCGCCCGAACTGCTCGACCACCCGGACCGGCTGCTCACCCCGCTGGTGCGGGCAGACCCGGCCGACCGACGCAGCCCGCTGCGTCCGGCCGGCTGGGACGAGGCCCTCCATCGGATCACCGCCGCGATCCAGACCAGCCAGCACCGGTACGGGCCGGCCAGCGTCGGCCTGTTCGGCGGCGGCGGGCTGACCAACGAAAAGGCGTACCAGCTGGGCAAATTCGCCCGGATCGGGCTGCGCACCCCGCACATCGACTACAACGGCCGGTTCTGCATGTCCTCGGCGGCCACCGCCGGCAACCGGGCCTTCGGCATCGACCGGGGCCTGCCGTTCCCACTCGCCGACATCGCCGACGCCCGCGCCGTACTCGTCGTCGGCGGCAACCCGGCCGACACGATGCCACCGGCCATGCAGTACTTCGACGCCGGACGGGCCGCCGGCGCCGTCCACATCGTGGCCGACCCCCGGCGTACGGCGACCGCCCGGGGCGCCGGCATCCACCTGCCGGTGGCACCCGGCACCGACCTGGCCCTGGCCAACGGGCTGCTGCACATCGCCATCCGGGCCGGCTACATCGACGAGGCGTACATCCGCGACCGCACCACCGGCTACGCCGCCGTCCGCGCCGCCGTCGCCGGCTACTGGCCGGACCGGGTGGAACGGATCACCGGCGTCTCCGAGGACCTGCTGCAGCGTACGGTGCACGCCCTCGCGACCGCGCCGACCGCGATGATCCTCACCGCGCGCGGCGCCGAGCAACACAGCAGCGGTACGGACACCACCCAGGCGTACATCAATCTGGCCCTCGCTCTCGGGCTGCCCGGCCGACCCGGCAGCGGCTTCGGCACCGTCACCGGTCAGGGCAACGGCCAGGGCGGCCGCGAACACGGGCAGAAGGCCGACCAGCTGCCCGGCTACCGGCGGATCGACGACCCGGCCGCCCGCGCCCACGTCGCCGCCGTATGGGGTGTCGACCCGGCCGAACTACCCGGCCCCGGGGTCTCCGCCACCGAGATGATCGACCAGATCGGCACCCCCGGCGGAGTCCGCACCATGCTGGTGTTCGCCTCCAACATCCTGGTCTCCGCACCCGACCGGAACCGGGCCGCCGACCGGCTGGCCGCGCTGGACTTCCTCGCCGTCTCGGACATCTTCCGCTCCGAGACCGCCGCCGTCGCCGACGTGGTGCTGCCGACCGCCCAATGGGCCGAGGAGGAAGGCACCATGACCAACCTGGAAGGTCGGGTGCTGCGCCGCCGCCGGGTGCTGCCGCCACCGGACGGCGTACGCGACGACCTGAGCGTGCTGGCCGCGCTCGCCGACCGGCTCGGCCGGGGCACCTACTTCTCCGCCGACCCGCAGACCGTCTACGACGAGCTGCGCCGGGCCAGCGCCGGCGGGATCGCCGACTACGCCGGCATCAGCTACCAGCGGATCGAAGCCGAGGAGGGAGTGTTCTGGCCGTGCCCGACCGACGACCACCCCGGTACGCCGCGACTGTTCACCGAACGGTTCGCCACCGGTGACGGGCGGGCCCGGTTCATCCGGGTGGAGCACCGCGACCCGGCCGAGCTGCCCGACCACCGCTACCCGTACCTGCTCACCACCGGCCGGATCATGGGCCAGTACCAGAGCGGCAACCAGACCCGCCGCGCGCCGTCGCTGGCCAGCACCGCCAGCGACCCGAAGGCCGAGATCCACCCCGACCTGGCCCGCCGGCTCGGCATCGGCACCGCCGACCTGGTCGAGTTGACCACCCGGCGGGGCCGGGCGGTGTTCCGGGCCTACCTGACCGAGCACATCCGTCCGGACACCGTCTTCGTGCCGTTCCACTGGGGCGGCCTGGCCAGCGCCAACGCGTTGACCGACCCGACCCTGGACCGCCACTCCCGGATGCCGGCCTTCAAGGTCTGCGCGGTGGCGCTGCGCCGCCTCGCCGGGCCGGACGATCCCGCCACCTGA
- a CDS encoding molybdopterin oxidoreductase produces the protein MQSTPRFLQGVFTFDGKGLETPLPLDDALRYTVPDGLVAQTVYFRGGNSSGELIYVLLLRDGVPMRYFPIGARDAVHVPLRVVEDLDSGTVLELQVAAPTGVTGTVVLDLGLVEV, from the coding sequence ATGCAGTCGACCCCACGCTTCCTGCAAGGAGTGTTCACGTTCGACGGCAAAGGGTTGGAGACTCCGCTGCCGCTGGACGACGCCCTGCGCTACACGGTCCCGGACGGGCTGGTCGCGCAGACCGTCTACTTCCGGGGCGGCAACAGCTCCGGCGAGCTGATCTACGTCCTGCTGCTGCGCGACGGCGTCCCGATGCGCTACTTCCCGATCGGCGCCCGCGACGCGGTGCACGTACCGCTGCGGGTGGTCGAGGACCTCGACAGCGGCACCGTGCTGGAGCTGCAGGTGGCCGCGCCGACCGGGGTCACCGGCACCGTCGTGCTCGACCTCGGCCTGGTCGAGGTGTGA
- a CDS encoding nitrate/nitrite transporter gives MANETVDTETVKDQSRENRKRWIAHWEPENPQFWQTVGRPVARRNLIFSIFAEHIGFSVWLLWSIVVVRLGSAGWDLTVSQSLWLTAVPSGVGAFLRLPYTFAVPIFGGRNWTVVSALLLLIPCAGLAWAVENPQIGYGWLLVIAATAGFGGGNFASSMANISFFYPEREKGWALGLNAAGGNIGVAVVQFVVPKVLVIGGGLALSWAGLIYIPLAVIAAVCAYLYMDNLAEAKADVEPVWSSLRHSDTWIMSLLYIGTFGSFIGYSAAFPTLLNAVFDRPDIALGWAFLGAGIGSVSRPLGGRLSDRIGGARVTAGSFIVLAAGAYAALWAVQQQNLGIFFVSFMLLFVATGVGNGSTYRMISKIFRVKGEDRGGSPETMLRMRREAAGALGIISSVGAFGGFLVPICYAWARSTYGDIEPALRFYVVLFLVMLAVTWFAYLRRGSRMAQAGV, from the coding sequence ATGGCCAACGAGACAGTCGATACCGAGACGGTAAAGGACCAATCCCGCGAGAACCGGAAGCGCTGGATCGCCCACTGGGAGCCAGAGAACCCCCAGTTCTGGCAGACCGTGGGGCGGCCGGTGGCCCGACGGAACCTCATCTTCTCCATCTTCGCCGAGCACATCGGCTTCTCGGTGTGGCTGCTCTGGAGCATCGTCGTGGTCCGGCTGGGCAGCGCGGGATGGGATCTCACGGTCAGCCAGTCGCTCTGGCTGACCGCCGTACCCAGCGGCGTCGGAGCGTTCCTGCGCCTGCCGTACACCTTCGCGGTGCCGATCTTTGGCGGCCGCAACTGGACCGTCGTCTCCGCGCTGCTGCTGCTGATTCCGTGCGCCGGTCTCGCCTGGGCGGTCGAGAATCCACAAATCGGGTACGGCTGGTTGTTGGTGATCGCCGCGACGGCCGGATTCGGCGGCGGCAACTTCGCCTCCAGCATGGCGAACATCTCGTTCTTCTACCCCGAACGGGAAAAGGGCTGGGCGCTCGGGCTGAACGCCGCCGGCGGCAACATCGGCGTCGCGGTGGTGCAGTTCGTGGTGCCCAAGGTGCTCGTCATCGGCGGCGGGCTGGCGCTGTCCTGGGCCGGTCTCATCTACATCCCGCTGGCGGTCATCGCGGCTGTCTGCGCCTACCTATACATGGACAACCTGGCCGAGGCCAAGGCCGACGTCGAACCGGTGTGGTCGTCGCTGCGGCACAGCGACACCTGGATCATGTCGCTGCTCTACATCGGAACGTTCGGCTCGTTCATCGGCTACTCGGCGGCGTTCCCGACCCTGCTGAACGCGGTGTTCGACCGGCCGGACATCGCGCTCGGCTGGGCGTTCCTCGGGGCCGGGATCGGCTCGGTCAGCCGACCGCTCGGCGGCCGGCTCTCCGACCGGATCGGCGGTGCCCGGGTGACCGCGGGCAGCTTCATCGTCCTCGCGGCCGGCGCCTACGCCGCGCTCTGGGCCGTCCAGCAGCAGAACCTGGGCATCTTCTTCGTCAGCTTCATGCTGCTGTTCGTCGCCACCGGCGTCGGCAACGGTTCCACGTACCGGATGATCTCGAAGATCTTCCGGGTCAAGGGCGAGGATCGCGGCGGCTCCCCGGAGACCATGCTGCGGATGCGCCGCGAAGCGGCCGGCGCGCTCGGCATCATCTCCTCGGTCGGCGCCTTCGGCGGCTTCCTGGTGCCGATCTGCTACGCGTGGGCCCGGTCGACGTACGGTGACATCGAACCGGCGCTGCGCTTCTACGTGGTCCTGTTCCTGGTGATGTTGGCCGTCACCTGGTTCGCCTACCTGCGGCGCGGCTCACGGATGGCGCAGGCCGGCGTCTAG
- the purD gene encoding phosphoribosylamine--glycine ligase, translated as MRVLLIGSGGREHALALSMAADPAVDQLIAAPGNPGIAAVAELRSVTATDPQSVAALAVEAHADLVVVGPEAPLVAGVADAVRAKGIACFGPSAAAAELEGSKTFAKDVMAAAGVPTARSATCRTAAEVAAALDDFGAPYVVKNDGLAAGKGVVVTEDRTAALAHAESCGQVVVEEYLAGPEVSLFVVTDGTAAVPLLPAQDFKRVGDGDSGPNTGGMGAYAPLPWAPPGLVDQVMAEVVHPTLAEMRHRGTPFVGLLYVGLAITAAGPRVIEFNARFGDPETQVVLALLETPLAGLLSAAATGTLADHPRLRWRDGAAVTVVLASAGYPTTSRSGDVLTGAEQPGVIHAGTARTDSGDLVSAGGRVLAATGTGADLAEARDAAYRLLAGITLPGGHSRRDIALAAAEGRITLP; from the coding sequence GTGCGCGTACTTCTCATCGGCAGCGGCGGTCGCGAGCATGCGCTCGCCCTGAGCATGGCCGCCGACCCCGCCGTCGACCAGCTGATCGCCGCCCCCGGCAACCCCGGCATCGCGGCCGTCGCCGAACTGCGGTCGGTCACCGCGACCGACCCGCAGTCCGTCGCCGCCCTCGCCGTCGAGGCCCACGCCGACCTGGTTGTGGTCGGCCCGGAGGCACCGCTGGTCGCCGGCGTCGCCGACGCGGTACGCGCGAAGGGCATCGCCTGCTTCGGGCCGTCGGCCGCCGCCGCCGAACTCGAAGGATCCAAGACGTTCGCCAAGGACGTGATGGCCGCCGCCGGGGTGCCGACCGCCCGATCCGCCACCTGCCGTACGGCGGCGGAGGTGGCAGCCGCGCTGGACGACTTCGGCGCCCCGTACGTGGTGAAGAACGACGGACTGGCGGCCGGCAAGGGCGTGGTGGTGACCGAGGACCGGACCGCCGCCCTCGCCCACGCCGAGTCGTGTGGGCAGGTGGTGGTCGAGGAGTACCTCGCCGGCCCCGAGGTGTCGCTGTTCGTGGTGACCGACGGCACGGCGGCGGTGCCGCTGCTGCCGGCGCAGGACTTCAAACGGGTCGGCGACGGCGACAGCGGTCCGAACACCGGCGGCATGGGGGCGTACGCGCCGTTGCCGTGGGCGCCGCCCGGCCTGGTGGACCAGGTGATGGCGGAGGTGGTGCACCCGACGCTCGCCGAGATGCGCCACCGGGGCACCCCGTTCGTCGGGCTGCTCTACGTGGGGTTGGCGATCACCGCCGCCGGTCCCCGGGTGATCGAGTTCAACGCCCGGTTCGGTGACCCGGAGACCCAGGTGGTGCTGGCCCTGCTGGAGACGCCGCTCGCCGGGCTGCTGTCCGCCGCCGCGACCGGCACCCTCGCCGACCATCCGCGGCTGCGCTGGCGGGACGGGGCGGCGGTGACCGTGGTGCTCGCCTCCGCCGGTTACCCGACGACGTCGCGGTCCGGCGACGTGCTCACCGGTGCCGAGCAGCCGGGCGTGATCCACGCCGGCACCGCCCGTACCGACTCCGGTGACCTCGTCTCGGCCGGTGGGCGGGTGCTGGCCGCCACCGGCACCGGCGCCGATCTGGCAGAGGCGCGCGACGCCGCGTACCGGTTGCTGGCCGGGATCACCCTGCCCGGCGGGCACTCCCGGCGGGACATCGCGCTGGCCGCCGCCGAAGGTCGGATCACCCTGCCCTGA
- the nirB gene encoding nitrite reductase large subunit NirB translates to MTQTQTQTQIQRRPRLVVVGNGMAGARTVEEIIDRVGPDRYDITMFGAEPYGNYNRILLSNVLSGAEAEDGIFLNSLPWYQENGITLRAGLEVTRIDGFAKVVHAIDGRATPYDKLVIATGSVPYVPPIDGAHHPRRGFHQGVFTFRTLDDTRAMIRYARDHERAVVIGGGLLGLEAARGLQQYGVSVTLLHAAGHLMNAQLDATGGDILRRSVERLGIEVVTKARTERILGKDAVEGVRLADGRTFAADMVVIAAGIRPNTALAQVSGLPVERGIVVDDQLRVLDEPDIYAVGECVQHRGQTYGLVAPLWEQAKVLAGHLTGTDPTAAYHGSRTATKLKVAGVDVAAMGVTAPERDDDEFVVFAEPRRGVYKSVVVRDDRLIGATLVGDVSKVGFLMQAFDRGLPLPEERVRLLFDLGGPSAEVSAAELADDAQVCNCNGVSKGALVATVTGGVRTLTGVMDATRAGKGCGSCKSLVAQIVDWAAGGEVEADPSANWYVPGVPMDKPTLMAEIRARGLRSVSAVFDALADGREDAKSKMGLVSLLRMMWGDEYVDERGARFINDRVHANIQRDGTFSVVPQMKGGCTTPAQLRRIADVAEKHQVPLVKLTGGQRIDLLGIRKEDLPKVWADLDMPSGYAYGKSFRTVKTCVGSDFCRFGLGDSTALGIAIEERFQGLEAPGKLKLAVTGCPRNCAEAYVKDLGVVAIEGGRWEIYVGGAAGAHVRKGDLLATVDTPEEVVVLTGRFLQYYRENANWLERTYAFVPRIGIERLRELIVEDSDGLGAGLDERMAESVAAYRDPWRERDTPATPGQFRTALPLLPLPAVPVRAGDRP, encoded by the coding sequence ATGACGCAGACGCAGACGCAGACGCAAATTCAGCGACGTCCGAGGCTGGTGGTGGTCGGCAACGGCATGGCCGGTGCCCGTACCGTCGAGGAGATCATCGACCGGGTCGGCCCGGACCGCTACGACATCACCATGTTCGGGGCCGAACCGTACGGCAACTACAACCGGATCCTGCTGTCCAACGTGCTCTCCGGAGCCGAGGCCGAGGACGGCATCTTCCTCAACAGCCTGCCCTGGTACCAGGAGAACGGCATCACCCTGCGGGCCGGCCTGGAGGTCACCCGGATCGACGGATTCGCCAAGGTGGTGCACGCGATCGACGGCAGGGCCACACCGTACGACAAGTTGGTGATCGCCACCGGAAGCGTGCCGTACGTGCCGCCGATCGACGGCGCGCACCATCCCCGGCGCGGCTTCCACCAGGGCGTGTTCACCTTCCGTACGCTCGACGACACCCGGGCGATGATCCGCTACGCCCGCGACCACGAGCGGGCGGTGGTGATCGGCGGCGGTCTGCTCGGCCTGGAAGCCGCCCGCGGCCTGCAGCAGTACGGCGTGTCGGTGACCCTGCTGCACGCCGCCGGCCACCTGATGAACGCCCAACTCGACGCTACCGGCGGGGACATCCTGCGGCGCAGCGTCGAACGGCTCGGCATCGAGGTCGTCACGAAGGCCCGTACCGAACGGATCCTCGGCAAGGACGCCGTCGAAGGGGTCCGGCTCGCCGACGGACGCACGTTCGCCGCCGACATGGTGGTGATCGCCGCCGGGATCCGGCCGAACACCGCGCTCGCCCAGGTCAGTGGCTTGCCGGTGGAGCGGGGCATCGTCGTCGACGACCAGCTGCGGGTGCTCGACGAGCCGGACATCTACGCGGTCGGCGAGTGCGTGCAGCACCGGGGCCAGACGTACGGACTGGTCGCCCCGCTGTGGGAGCAGGCGAAGGTGCTCGCCGGACATCTCACCGGCACCGACCCGACGGCCGCGTACCACGGCTCGCGGACCGCGACCAAGCTGAAGGTCGCCGGGGTCGACGTGGCCGCGATGGGCGTCACCGCCCCTGAACGTGACGACGACGAGTTCGTGGTCTTCGCCGAACCCCGACGCGGCGTCTACAAGAGCGTGGTGGTCCGCGACGACCGGCTGATCGGCGCCACCCTGGTCGGTGACGTCAGCAAGGTCGGCTTCCTGATGCAGGCGTTCGACCGGGGTCTGCCGCTGCCGGAGGAACGGGTCCGGCTGCTGTTCGACCTCGGCGGGCCGTCGGCCGAGGTCTCCGCCGCCGAACTCGCCGACGACGCCCAGGTCTGCAACTGCAACGGGGTCAGCAAAGGCGCGCTGGTCGCCACCGTGACCGGCGGGGTACGCACGCTGACCGGGGTGATGGACGCCACCCGCGCCGGCAAAGGCTGCGGCTCCTGCAAGAGCCTGGTCGCGCAGATCGTCGATTGGGCGGCCGGCGGCGAGGTCGAGGCGGACCCGAGCGCCAACTGGTACGTGCCCGGGGTGCCGATGGACAAGCCGACCCTGATGGCCGAGATCCGCGCCCGAGGTCTGCGCAGCGTGTCGGCGGTGTTCGACGCGCTCGCCGACGGCCGCGAGGACGCCAAGAGCAAGATGGGCCTGGTGTCGCTGCTGCGGATGATGTGGGGCGACGAGTACGTCGACGAGCGCGGTGCCCGCTTCATCAACGACCGGGTGCACGCCAACATCCAGCGGGACGGCACCTTCTCGGTCGTACCGCAGATGAAAGGCGGCTGCACCACTCCCGCCCAGCTGCGCCGGATCGCCGACGTGGCCGAGAAGCACCAGGTGCCGTTGGTGAAGTTGACCGGCGGGCAGCGCATCGACCTGCTCGGCATTCGCAAGGAGGACCTGCCGAAGGTGTGGGCCGACCTGGACATGCCGTCCGGGTACGCGTACGGCAAGAGCTTCCGGACCGTGAAGACCTGTGTCGGTAGCGACTTCTGCCGGTTCGGGCTGGGCGACTCGACCGCGCTCGGCATCGCGATCGAGGAACGGTTCCAGGGGCTGGAGGCGCCGGGCAAGCTGAAGCTGGCGGTCACCGGCTGCCCGCGCAACTGCGCCGAGGCGTACGTCAAGGACCTGGGTGTGGTCGCGATCGAAGGCGGCAGGTGGGAGATCTACGTCGGCGGCGCGGCCGGTGCCCACGTCCGCAAAGGTGACCTGCTTGCCACAGTGGACACACCTGAAGAGGTGGTGGTGTTGACCGGCCGGTTCCTGCAGTACTACCGGGAGAACGCCAACTGGCTGGAACGCACCTACGCGTTCGTGCCCAGGATCGGCATCGAACGGCTGCGGGAGTTGATCGTCGAGGACAGCGACGGGCTCGGGGCCGGGCTCGACGAACGGATGGCGGAGTCGGTGGCCGCGTACCGGGATCCGTGGCGGGAGCGGGACACCCCGGCGACCCCGGGCCAGTTCCGGACCGCGCTGCCGTTGCTGCCGCTACCGGCGGTGCCGGTGCGCGCCGGGGACCGGCCGTGA
- a CDS encoding DUF2795 domain-containing protein, which produces MVTSYQDVLNSLNELDFPADKDRIVAEAQRAGADPGVLRALRALPPVEYANRAQVARSAAIDPAPEQDPAERAARARFRDHQRVAQHLRQP; this is translated from the coding sequence ATGGTGACGAGCTACCAGGACGTGCTGAACAGCCTGAACGAGCTGGACTTCCCGGCGGACAAGGACCGGATCGTCGCCGAGGCGCAGCGGGCCGGTGCCGATCCGGGCGTGCTGCGGGCGTTGCGGGCGTTGCCGCCGGTCGAGTACGCCAACCGGGCGCAGGTGGCGCGGTCGGCCGCGATCGACCCGGCTCCCGAGCAGGATCCGGCCGAGCGGGCCGCGCGGGCGCGGTTCCGGGACCATCAGCGGGTCGCCCAGCATCTGCGCCAGCCGTGA
- a CDS encoding Rieske (2Fe-2S) protein: MTAVNDGRLVDGGVADGRLVDGGVADGRLHDGGVADGRLVEHRIGPAAEIPPGEGRAYPVDGEMVAVFRLTTGALRAVSAVCPHAGGPIADGLVDTEVVICPLHQHIFELATGCSRSGQQPLRVYPIRQDPDGTVWVSAPADSHG, translated from the coding sequence GTGACCGCCGTGAACGACGGCCGCCTGGTCGACGGCGGCGTGGCCGACGGCCGCCTGGTCGACGGCGGCGTGGCCGACGGGCGGTTGCACGACGGCGGCGTGGCCGACGGGCGGTTGGTCGAGCATCGGATCGGTCCGGCGGCGGAGATTCCGCCGGGCGAAGGGCGGGCCTATCCGGTCGACGGCGAGATGGTGGCGGTGTTCCGGCTGACCACGGGGGCGCTACGGGCGGTGTCGGCGGTCTGCCCGCACGCCGGCGGCCCGATCGCCGACGGCCTCGTCGACACCGAGGTGGTGATCTGCCCACTGCATCAGCACATCTTCGAGTTGGCGACCGGCTGCTCCCGTAGCGGGCAGCAGCCGCTGCGCGTCTACCCGATACGCCAGGACCCGGACGGCACCGTGTGGGTGTCGGCTCCGGCCGACAGCCACGGATAG